A DNA window from Bdellovibrio sp. BCCA contains the following coding sequences:
- the lon gene encoding endopeptidase La, translated as MSFDDKVLEIPQSLPMLPVRDIVVFPYMIIPLFVGRDASIRSVEEALAKNRLIFLASQKDITEENPSPDNIYTVGTVAMIMRMRKLSDGRVKILIQGVAKGRVKNFTKTAPSFEVAVEKIEDIPTQKTVVENEALIRTAKEHIERIIALGRPLSPDILLVLDDVSDPGRIADLIASNLGIKVQDAQKVLETSDATERLRLVNEILAAELEVMQAQQKNRAGGKEDMSKSQREYFLREQMKAIKNELGEGDSKSEEMDELREKLVNAGMPPNVEAEALKQLGRLERMHPDASEATMVRTYLDWMADLPWSKKSEDHIDLKRAKEILDEDHYELEKAKDRIMEFLAVRKLKPNLKGPILCFGGPPGVGKTSLGKSIARAMGREYFRIALGGVKDEAEIRGHRRTYVGAMPGKIIQALRQAKTNNPVIVLDEVDKLGSDFRGDPSAAMLEVLDPEQNSTFRDNYLNVDFDLSNVLFIATANVLENIPPALRDRMEILNIPGYTENDKLLITKKHLIRRQIEANGITEENIKFTDEGIKYLIAGYTREAGLRNLEREVGSVCRKVAKMVVMGEANFVEVTPTTVPELLGPPRFQRDDKIADSQVGVVQGLAWTQAGGEVLTIEALKMKGKGHLALTGQLGDVMKESAHAAMSYARAHQEELGIPEDFFDKYDVHVHLPAGAIPKDGPSAGITLTTALVSLMTGTPVRHDIAMTGEVTLQGRVLPVGGIREKCLAALNLGITNIIIPLACQKDLADIPKIFKDKINFILAENLDEVFAVAFDKSAKGQDKKPAAKKDPKKSKSLAA; from the coding sequence ATGAGTTTTGACGATAAAGTTCTAGAAATCCCACAGTCATTGCCAATGTTACCTGTGAGAGACATCGTAGTATTTCCCTACATGATTATTCCATTGTTCGTAGGGCGCGATGCTTCGATCCGCTCAGTTGAAGAAGCACTCGCAAAGAATCGCCTGATCTTCTTGGCTTCACAAAAAGATATCACGGAAGAAAATCCATCTCCTGACAACATCTACACAGTGGGAACTGTGGCGATGATCATGAGAATGAGAAAACTTTCCGACGGCCGTGTAAAAATCCTTATCCAAGGTGTTGCAAAAGGCCGCGTGAAAAATTTCACGAAGACAGCTCCTTCTTTTGAAGTTGCCGTTGAAAAAATCGAAGACATCCCAACACAAAAAACTGTTGTTGAGAATGAAGCTTTGATCAGAACAGCAAAAGAGCACATCGAGCGCATCATCGCTCTAGGTCGCCCTCTTTCTCCAGACATCTTGTTGGTGTTGGATGATGTTTCTGATCCAGGTCGTATCGCTGACTTGATCGCTTCTAACTTGGGTATCAAAGTTCAAGACGCACAAAAAGTTCTTGAGACTTCAGATGCAACAGAAAGACTTCGTCTAGTTAACGAAATCTTGGCTGCTGAACTTGAAGTGATGCAAGCTCAACAAAAAAATCGCGCTGGCGGCAAAGAAGATATGTCGAAGTCACAACGCGAATACTTCTTGCGCGAGCAAATGAAAGCTATAAAGAATGAACTCGGTGAAGGTGATTCTAAATCTGAAGAGATGGATGAACTTCGCGAGAAACTAGTGAACGCCGGCATGCCACCAAATGTAGAAGCCGAAGCGTTGAAACAGCTTGGACGTTTGGAGCGTATGCATCCAGATGCTTCTGAAGCAACAATGGTTCGCACATACCTTGATTGGATGGCGGATCTTCCTTGGAGCAAAAAATCTGAAGATCATATTGATCTTAAACGCGCCAAAGAAATTTTGGACGAAGATCACTACGAACTTGAAAAAGCAAAAGACCGTATCATGGAGTTCTTGGCTGTACGTAAACTTAAGCCAAATCTTAAAGGTCCAATCCTTTGCTTCGGTGGTCCCCCAGGTGTAGGTAAAACTTCTTTGGGTAAATCTATCGCTCGCGCGATGGGCCGTGAATACTTCCGTATCGCTTTGGGCGGCGTGAAGGATGAAGCGGAAATCCGTGGTCACCGCCGTACTTATGTGGGCGCAATGCCAGGTAAAATTATCCAAGCTCTTCGCCAAGCGAAAACAAACAATCCAGTTATCGTTCTCGATGAGGTTGATAAATTGGGTTCTGATTTCCGCGGTGACCCTTCAGCAGCAATGCTTGAGGTTTTGGATCCGGAACAAAATTCAACTTTCCGTGACAACTACTTGAACGTCGACTTCGACCTTTCAAATGTGTTGTTCATCGCAACTGCCAACGTGTTGGAAAATATTCCACCAGCATTGCGCGACCGTATGGAAATTTTGAATATTCCTGGTTACACAGAAAACGATAAACTTTTGATCACGAAAAAACATTTGATCAGAAGACAAATTGAAGCCAACGGTATCACTGAAGAAAACATCAAGTTTACTGATGAAGGTATCAAGTACTTGATCGCAGGCTACACTCGTGAAGCAGGTCTTCGTAACCTTGAGCGCGAAGTGGGTTCAGTTTGCCGTAAAGTGGCGAAAATGGTTGTGATGGGCGAAGCAAACTTTGTTGAAGTAACTCCAACAACAGTTCCTGAATTGCTCGGTCCTCCAAGATTCCAACGCGATGACAAGATCGCTGACTCTCAAGTCGGTGTTGTTCAAGGTCTTGCGTGGACACAAGCTGGTGGTGAAGTTCTCACTATCGAAGCTTTGAAAATGAAAGGTAAAGGACATCTTGCACTCACAGGTCAACTTGGCGATGTGATGAAAGAGTCCGCTCACGCTGCGATGTCTTACGCTCGTGCGCACCAAGAAGAACTTGGAATCCCTGAGGACTTCTTTGATAAGTATGATGTTCACGTTCACTTGCCTGCGGGTGCAATCCCTAAGGATGGTCCTTCTGCTGGTATCACACTTACGACCGCTCTTGTAAGTTTGATGACTGGAACTCCTGTTCGTCACGATATCGCGATGACAGGTGAAGTGACTCTCCAAGGTCGCGTGCTTCCTGTCGGTGGTATTCGTGAGAAGTGTTTAGCGGCTTTGAACTTAGGAATTACAAACATCATCATCCCATTGGCTTGCCAAAAGGATCTTGCTGACATCCCTAAGATCTTCAAAGACAAAATCAACTTCATCCTGGCTGAAAATCTTGATGAAGTCTTCGCGGTGGCATTCGATAAGAGTGCAAAAGGCCAAGACAAAAAGCCTGCTGCGAAAAAAGATCCGAAAAAATCAAAGAGCTTGGCTGCTTAA
- a CDS encoding HD domain-containing phosphohydrolase, with product MRVLDLAIVSPQEKFRRRAENSARVFDFEFQSFESDDDFFTKSETYKAITCVLLDCSHLTKPNEIAGLVQVARQGAPDSYILAIASSKLQAEDARVIKTSGASLVMMENEYVSSSKLEFILSQVIRSAYIPIKTVDLIEGTEPPFPLYYLMPINKKFLKVGKPGNTIRRDFLEKYKEIGELYLRRTDLDAWVEYTNSFSAEDNDSLIRKCRLKFLQLNQSFLNLILLVTDQSSGASFAQGKDLYDICQKFAGDLLESLVHIGDPWIVISNSAIGDFGSVERAPAIAAYAGLLSSESKTGDAKEIMIGALLSDVGYLDLSPSTTQKIRNNHYADMNAEERMEYQKHPIYSLNQCLSRKLPLTESIKDIILQSHERVDQKGFPNKPRSDKLTEAAMLVRLCWDLDTRTQVRMGEARPNIETVKAQLAQTITNETGNYSVGFLMKMSRFLKPKVRNDDVIVV from the coding sequence ATGCGAGTTTTAGATTTAGCCATTGTGTCTCCTCAGGAAAAGTTTCGTCGGCGTGCCGAAAACAGCGCCCGCGTTTTTGATTTCGAGTTTCAATCTTTTGAAAGTGATGATGATTTTTTTACGAAGTCAGAGACATATAAAGCTATCACTTGTGTGTTGCTAGATTGCAGTCATCTGACGAAACCCAACGAAATCGCAGGTCTTGTGCAAGTTGCAAGGCAAGGTGCGCCTGACAGTTATATTTTGGCGATCGCAAGTTCAAAACTTCAGGCGGAGGATGCGCGAGTTATAAAAACATCCGGCGCTTCGCTGGTGATGATGGAAAATGAGTATGTCTCTTCAAGCAAGCTGGAATTTATTTTAAGCCAAGTGATCAGATCCGCCTACATTCCGATTAAAACTGTGGATCTGATTGAAGGAACCGAACCCCCGTTTCCGTTATATTATTTGATGCCAATCAATAAAAAGTTTTTGAAAGTCGGAAAACCAGGAAACACCATTCGCCGCGATTTTTTGGAAAAGTATAAAGAGATTGGCGAACTCTATTTGCGGCGCACAGATTTAGATGCATGGGTTGAATACACAAATAGTTTTAGTGCCGAAGACAATGACAGTCTGATTCGGAAATGTCGCCTTAAGTTTTTACAACTCAACCAGTCTTTTTTAAATCTTATACTTCTGGTGACGGATCAAAGTTCGGGTGCTTCTTTCGCGCAAGGAAAAGATCTTTACGATATTTGCCAAAAATTCGCCGGCGATCTTTTAGAGTCTCTGGTTCACATAGGAGATCCTTGGATCGTGATTAGCAATTCTGCCATTGGTGATTTCGGTTCTGTCGAGAGGGCTCCCGCAATTGCAGCGTACGCAGGTCTTTTAAGTTCAGAATCAAAAACCGGAGATGCCAAAGAAATCATGATTGGAGCTTTGCTTTCTGACGTTGGGTATTTAGATCTAAGCCCTTCAACGACCCAAAAGATTCGAAATAATCATTATGCGGACATGAATGCCGAAGAGCGAATGGAGTATCAGAAGCATCCTATCTATAGTTTAAACCAATGCCTTTCGCGAAAACTTCCTCTAACAGAAAGTATTAAAGATATTATTCTGCAAAGTCATGAGCGCGTGGATCAAAAAGGTTTTCCTAATAAACCTCGCTCAGATAAATTAACGGAAGCGGCGATGCTTGTTCGTCTTTGTTGGGATTTGGATACGCGAACACAAGTGCGCATGGGTGAAGCTCGCCCCAACATTGAAACCGTGAAAGCTCAACTTGCTCAGACGATCACCAACGAAACTGGCAATTATTCGGTTGGTTTTTTAATGAAAATGTCGAGATTCTTGAAGCCGAAGGTTCGTAACGATGATGTTATCGTTGTATAA
- a CDS encoding L,D-transpeptidase encodes MKSFAAALFLVLATAFSAHAQTQTVETSDNVMDELNPFDPNIEQTLENLDKIYQEETGSSPFIENLLQPFGKGCFRAACPVWVQVSRSRQELYLHLNGVHSATWKVSTGAPGHGTPDFDTNPNGRIYDKYSSTKYPGGDYKGLGNMPYAVFISGGFAIHGTAESNWKKLGSRASHGCIRVHPDNAYYFNRLVRQQGIYNVWITVHE; translated from the coding sequence ATGAAATCATTTGCAGCAGCGCTTTTCCTCGTTTTGGCCACAGCGTTTTCAGCTCACGCACAAACTCAAACAGTTGAGACATCCGACAACGTGATGGATGAACTTAATCCTTTTGATCCAAACATCGAACAGACTTTGGAAAACTTGGACAAAATCTATCAAGAGGAAACGGGATCTTCTCCGTTCATTGAAAACCTTTTGCAACCATTCGGGAAAGGCTGTTTCCGCGCGGCGTGCCCAGTGTGGGTGCAAGTCTCTAGATCAAGACAAGAACTTTATCTTCACTTGAATGGTGTACATTCAGCGACATGGAAAGTTTCAACAGGTGCTCCAGGTCACGGAACTCCTGACTTTGATACAAATCCAAACGGCCGTATTTACGATAAATATTCTTCAACAAAATATCCAGGTGGAGACTACAAAGGTTTGGGTAACATGCCTTACGCAGTTTTCATCAGCGGTGGATTTGCCATTCACGGAACGGCAGAGAGCAACTGGAAAAAACTAGGCTCACGCGCTTCTCATGGATGCATCCGTGTTCATCCTGATAATGCTTATTACTTTAATCGCCTTGTAAGACAGCAGGGCATCTACAACGTATGGATCACGGTTCACGAATAA
- a CDS encoding patatin-like phospholipase family protein, whose translation MRIRDKKKVALVLSGGGIKAAAFHIGVCLALQEKGFKFAGGTKEMVRQNFKDDDPFTIRLYVGSSAGAFVASILAAGYSVESLINAFQIGSGTTPTFDKSDLRYLKPISYRDIFNLNSSGLLKFIPRTLMEKALVTGGLESLLKNGLKLNGLFSTKGIESYLRKEVLLDNDFARLGVGLFIIGTQLNHTRKAIFGNFPESYKNESTKYINYATISDAVACSTSLPPVFAPYGITRPDGKEIFYYDGEIRDTLSTHVAADYGADLVISSYSIQPYHYTKEMGSLHDYGIPLIANQALYQVVQQKITRHIQYKNDIRGIYNAVDGYFKQMNLPPEHRDKLLEIIRNRVNYRPEVDYIYISPRPQNYEMFFVDHFSLNPEILARIVRIGFKSGINALRQFDI comes from the coding sequence ATGCGGATTCGTGATAAGAAAAAAGTGGCCCTAGTATTGAGCGGTGGCGGCATTAAAGCTGCGGCTTTTCACATTGGGGTTTGCTTAGCTTTACAAGAAAAAGGATTTAAGTTTGCTGGCGGAACCAAAGAGATGGTGCGTCAGAACTTTAAGGACGATGATCCTTTTACGATCCGTTTGTACGTAGGTTCCAGTGCCGGAGCTTTCGTCGCATCGATTCTTGCTGCCGGCTACTCCGTTGAGTCTTTGATCAACGCTTTTCAAATCGGTTCAGGAACCACACCTACTTTTGATAAATCGGATCTCCGCTATTTAAAGCCGATATCTTATCGCGATATTTTCAACCTCAATTCAAGTGGTCTTTTGAAGTTCATTCCTCGCACTTTGATGGAAAAAGCTTTGGTCACCGGAGGTCTTGAATCGCTTTTGAAAAACGGTTTGAAGCTCAACGGTCTTTTCTCAACCAAGGGAATTGAAAGTTATCTACGTAAAGAGGTCCTGCTTGATAACGACTTTGCTCGTTTGGGTGTGGGACTTTTTATTATCGGCACACAGTTGAATCATACCCGCAAGGCCATCTTCGGGAATTTTCCAGAGTCTTATAAAAACGAAAGCACGAAGTACATCAACTATGCGACCATCAGCGACGCAGTTGCTTGTTCAACTTCTTTGCCGCCAGTTTTTGCGCCTTACGGAATCACTCGCCCTGATGGAAAAGAGATTTTCTATTATGACGGAGAAATCCGCGACACTCTTTCAACTCACGTCGCGGCCGACTATGGAGCTGATTTAGTTATTTCTTCTTACTCGATTCAGCCTTACCACTACACCAAAGAGATGGGTTCGCTGCATGACTACGGAATTCCGCTCATCGCCAACCAAGCTCTTTACCAAGTGGTTCAGCAAAAGATCACTCGTCATATTCAGTACAAAAACGACATTCGCGGCATCTACAATGCGGTGGATGGTTACTTCAAACAGATGAACTTGCCTCCAGAGCATCGTGATAAACTGCTTGAAATCATTCGCAATCGCGTAAACTACCGTCCAGAAGTAGATTACATTTACATCTCTCCACGCCCTCAAAATTACGAAATGTTCTTCGTAGATCACTTCAGCTTAAATCCCGAAATCCTAGCGCGCATCGTACGTATCGGATTCAAATCCGGCATCAACGCCCTCCGCCAGTTCGACATCTAA